A segment of the Thermodesulfobacteriota bacterium genome:
CGAGGTTCGACAGGAGCCCCAGCCCCACGGAGAGGGCGAGCCCTGCCGCCAGGTTCTCCATCCCCGACACGATGACGACGATCAGCGAGAGGATCAGCGGGCCGCGCCCCATGGTGGGTACGATCGCGGCGGCGGGCGCCAGGAGCGCCCCCGCGACGGCCGCCAGCGCCGATGCCGCGCCGAAAGTAAGGTACCGCGCCTTCTCCGAGTCCATCCCGACCGATTCCGCGATCTCCTCGTCCTCCGCGATCAGCTTCAGCGGCACCCCCCGGCGGGAGGAAAGGAACGCCTCGAGCCCGAGGAGCAGGAGGGTGCAGGCGATGAAGGCGGATACCCCCCACACCCGCACCGTCGTCCCGAAGGGACCCGCGAACGAGCGGCCCACGGCGATCAGCAGCGGGTGGGGACCCCATAGGAACTGCGCGGCCTGCTCGAACAGGAGCGAGAAGGCCAGCGTGCCCACGGTGACGGAGAACGGGTGGGACCGGATCGGGTTGACGAAATATCTGCCGAGGAGCGCCCCGGCGGCGAAAGCGATCGCCCCGCCCGCGAGGACGGCCGGGACGGGCCGGTAGACCGCCCCCTGGGACGACAGGGCGAACGCGACGTACGCGCCGAAGGTGAAGAACGCGCCGTGCGAAAGGTTGACGACCTTGACCACGCCCAGGACCAGCGACATCCCGACGGCCATCAGGGCGAACGTTCCCCCGGTGAGGATCCCGTCGAGGACGAGCTGCGGGAAGGCGGGCACGGAAGGCGCCGGCTCTCAGCGCGGCGGGAAGACGATCCGTCCGCCGTCGCGTTCCCAGCGGATGATCGTTCCGCGCAGCGATTCGTCTCCCGCTCCCCAGATCGCCTGGTGGGCCTCGTCGAACCGGTATGTTCCCGCGACCCCCTGGAACGCCCCCTTCTCCAGGGCGGCCGCGACCGCCTCCCCGTCCGTGCTTTCCGCGCGCCGCCAGGCCGCCACAAGGACGGTCACCGCGTCGTACGGCAGGGTGTCGCTGTAGCCCACGGGGGCGGTCCCGAACCGCTTCTCGAACCGTTCGACGTAGGCCGTGGCCGAGGGGGACGATCCTTTCCATGCGGCCGCCTGGACGTAGACCGGTCCGGAGAGCGGGAGGGTGGGCGCCAGCCGGGCATCCCCGAGCGCTCCGCCGACGGACAGCACCGGAAGGTCGGGCGAAAGCTCACGCAGCCGCTTCAGGAAGGACACGGAATTCCGTCCGGGATCCCCGAGGACCACGATATCGGCGCCGCTGCCGGCAGCCGCCACGGCCACCGGGTCGAGCGCCGGGTTCGCCGGGCTGTAGTATCCCGTGTAAGCGGCGGCGATTCCCTGCCGGGAGGCCGCCTTCTCGAGCGCGTTGCCGAGCTCCCGGTTCCAGCGGATACCCGTTCCGACGAACGCGTACCGGGAGGTCCTCCTTTCCTTCAGGAAGGCCGCCAGGATGTCCGCCCATTGGGGGATCGCGTAAGACACGCGGAAGACGGTCCGGTACTTTTCCCGCTCCTTGCGGATCCGGTCCGTGATCTCGGCCGTCGCGGCGACGGGGACCAGGAGCGGAACTTTCCGGGGGGCCGCCACCTCCAGGACCCCCATGGTCTCCTCCGAGAGGTAGGCGCCCACCAGCGCGCTCACCCCTTCCCGGGAAACCAGCCGCAGCGTTTCCGATCGGGCGACGTCCACCCGTCCCTCGGTGTCCGATACGACGATCTCGATCCTGCGCCCCAGCGCTCCCCCTTCGGCGTTTGCCTGCTCGACGGCAAGGGTGGCGGCCTGGACGAAGGACGCCCCGCCGGCGGCGAACGGGCCCGTGAGCGGCGCAAGGATTCCGATCTTCAGCGGACCGGCGGCGGACGAGCTTCCCGGCAGGAGCGCGAAGGCCGGCAGGAGGAGCAGCAGGAAGAAGCGGGGGCGTCGTCTCACGGGTCGAACCCTCCCCGAGAACGATACCATGGGATCGCGGCCTGAAAAACATGCGTTGCGATTGCATTTTCATGTTAATATCCCGCGTTATGGCGGCCCGCCGACTCGTCATCCTGGTCGCGGCACTGTTCCTGCTGGCCGCGCCTCGTCCGTCGCTGTCCGACACGACGTACACTGTCGGGAAAGGCGACACCCTCTCCAGGATCGCGAAGCGTTTCCACCTCCCCGTAAAGAAGCTCAAGGAAGCGAACGACCTGCGCTCGAACCGCATCGTGGCCGGGGAGAAGCTCCGGATCCCGCAGAAGGAGAAGGCCGTCGCGAAACGCGCGGAGAAACGGGCGAGGAAGAGCGGGAAGGCGTCGGCCCCCGCCGCCCCCGCCCGTCCGGCCCCCGCGCAGCTTCACACCGTCCGGAAAGGGGAGACGCTCGGATCGATCTCCCGCAGGTACGACGTGCCCGAGAGGGAGCTGCGCCGGCGGAACCTCCTGAAGAAGGGGAAACGGCTGCGGCCGGGGACGCAGATCGTCGTCCGGGCGGAGCTGCCCGAGTCGTACGAGGTCCGGGAGGACGACACCCTTTCGGGGATCGCCCGGAAGTTCAGCCTGTCCACGGATGAGATCATGGCGCGGAACGGGCTGGATACCGATCTGCTGGTGCCCGGTCAGGAACTGGCGCTTACCGATCCGCCGGAGGCGGCGGACCCGGCCGTCGAGGGCACAGCCCGCTTCGTCACCGTCGAGGAGCTGATCGCGGCGGCGCAGCCGCTGCCGCCTGCGCAGGACGCACAGGATAGCGCGGAGGAGATGCCGCAGAGCCGGATCGTCCGTGTGGCGAAGAAGATGATCTCGATCCCCTACGTGTGGGGCGGGACCTCCCTGACCGGTTTCGACTGCTCCGGTTTCGTCCGGATGGTCTTCGGCCTCCTCAACCTCGACCTGCCGAGGTCCGCGAGGGAGCAGTTCGGTGTGGGAAGGGATGTCGACCGGGGCGACCTGTCCATCGGCGACCTGGTCTTCTTCCAGACGTACGCGAAATACCCTTCCCACGTGGGAATCTACCTGGGCGACAACCGGTTCATCCACGCTTCGTCGGGCGCCCGGAGGGTCAACATCACGTCCATGGACCACCCGTACTACGTGAAGCGGTACATCGGCGCCAGGCGGCTGTTGTACGCGACCAACGACGTGGTGAACTAAGGGGTCGTACCCCCGCCCCAGACTTCCGAAAGCTTCTTCCGGCGCGCGCCCGCGTCGGGCTCCCCGGCGAGGAATTCCTCCGACAGTTTCCGCAGCAGCGCTTCCGCCTTCCCTTCACGATCGATGCGCGGCACCCCCGGGTGGCGCAGTTCCACGGAAGGCGTCCGGAAGGAGAGGATGTCCCCCGTTTCCGGATCGAGCTCCGCCCGTAGCGCGTAGCCCAGCCCGCTGGGCCCCTTGATGTTGAACATGCTGTACACGGCGAAGTTCCCCAGGCTGTACGCGATCAGCTTCCCCCGGTGGATCTCGATCGCCCGCGGGACGTGCGGCCCGTGCCCCAGCACGAGGTCCGCTCCCGCCTCGACGGCCTCGCGCGCGAAGCGCACCGGGTTCCCCCGGTTCTCGCCGAGAAACTCCTCCTCCGCGTCCCGGACGGCCAGGGCGCCGGAGCCTTCCGCCCCGCCATGGAACGACACGACGACCAGGTCGTGCCCCTTCTTCAGCTCCGCGACGATCTCCCGGGCCCGGGGGATGTCGAGCATCGGGTAGACGTACGGGGTGGGCATGGAGTAGGAGAATCCCGCGATGGCGATCCGTTTCCCCGCCGCCTCGAACCGGGCGATCCGGCACCCTCCGACCGGCTGGATCCCCGCGTTGTCGAGCGCCGAAAGGGTGCTATCCATCCCCTCCGCCCCGAAATCCATGGTGTGGTTGTTGGCCACGTTGAGCGCGTTGAAGCCGGCCGCTCGCAGGTGCCCGGCGTACCGGGGCGGGATTCGGAAGGCGAAGCAGGGCTTGAGTCCCGGGCGCGGCTTGTAGTCGCCGCATTTCGGCGAGCGTCCCCCTTCCGCGAGCGCGCCTTCCAGGTTGCCGAAGACGATGTCGCCTCCTTCCAGCAACGGAAGGACGTCCCGTAACAGCGTCGCCCCGTCGCCCGGGGGAAGGATTTCTTCAGGGAAGGTGGTCCCCATCATGATGTCGCCCACAGCGACGACGCGGATCGCAAGCGGCGGCACCACCGAGGCGTTGTCCTCTCCCCGCTCGGGCAGCGCCGGGGACGGGAGGGTCAGGAGCAGGCAGGCGAGAAGGGCGGCAGTCCGCAGCATCCGCTCATCTTATCCCCATATCCGCAGCGGGGAAAAGAAAACGGCCCCCCGGGGAGGAGGGGGGGCCGCTTTCGACCGCTCCGGATCGGAACGGGTGCTTCAGGCCGGTTTCGGATGGGCGCTCATGCTCTCCTTGAAGACAGGCTTCTTGGAAATGAAGGTAAGAACGATTCCCGCAACGCACGCCGCGGAGATGTAGTACATCGCCAGGGTGAACGCCCCCGTGGTCGCCTTGATCGCGTCGATCATGAAGGGGCCGCCGATCCCCGCGATACCCCACGCCGTGAACAGGTAGCCG
Coding sequences within it:
- a CDS encoding ABC transporter substrate-binding protein, giving the protein MRRRPRFFLLLLLPAFALLPGSSSAAGPLKIGILAPLTGPFAAGGASFVQAATLAVEQANAEGGALGRRIEIVVSDTEGRVDVARSETLRLVSREGVSALVGAYLSEETMGVLEVAAPRKVPLLVPVAATAEITDRIRKEREKYRTVFRVSYAIPQWADILAAFLKERRTSRYAFVGTGIRWNRELGNALEKAASRQGIAAAYTGYYSPANPALDPVAVAAAGSGADIVVLGDPGRNSVSFLKRLRELSPDLPVLSVGGALGDARLAPTLPLSGPVYVQAAAWKGSSPSATAYVERFEKRFGTAPVGYSDTLPYDAVTVLVAAWRRAESTDGEAVAAALEKGAFQGVAGTYRFDEAHQAIWGAGDESLRGTIIRWERDGGRIVFPPR
- a CDS encoding CapA family protein, whose amino-acid sequence is MLRTAALLACLLLTLPSPALPERGEDNASVVPPLAIRVVAVGDIMMGTTFPEEILPPGDGATLLRDVLPLLEGGDIVFGNLEGALAEGGRSPKCGDYKPRPGLKPCFAFRIPPRYAGHLRAAGFNALNVANNHTMDFGAEGMDSTLSALDNAGIQPVGGCRIARFEAAGKRIAIAGFSYSMPTPYVYPMLDIPRAREIVAELKKGHDLVVVSFHGGAEGSGALAVRDAEEEFLGENRGNPVRFAREAVEAGADLVLGHGPHVPRAIEIHRGKLIAYSLGNFAVYSMFNIKGPSGLGYALRAELDPETGDILSFRTPSVELRHPGVPRIDREGKAEALLRKLSEEFLAGEPDAGARRKKLSEVWGGGTTP
- a CDS encoding branched-chain amino acid ABC transporter permease, producing MPAFPQLVLDGILTGGTFALMAVGMSLVLGVVKVVNLSHGAFFTFGAYVAFALSSQGAVYRPVPAVLAGGAIAFAAGALLGRYFVNPIRSHPFSVTVGTLAFSLLFEQAAQFLWGPHPLLIAVGRSFAGPFGTTVRVWGVSAFIACTLLLLGLEAFLSSRRGVPLKLIAEDEEIAESVGMDSEKARYLTFGAASALAAVAGALLAPAAAIVPTMGRGPLILSLIVVIVSGMENLAAGLALSVGLGLLSNLGAYYIGPEWSYILLLLAVCVLLAFRPAGIKGLVIARDV
- a CDS encoding LysM peptidoglycan-binding domain-containing protein, translating into MAARRLVILVAALFLLAAPRPSLSDTTYTVGKGDTLSRIAKRFHLPVKKLKEANDLRSNRIVAGEKLRIPQKEKAVAKRAEKRARKSGKASAPAAPARPAPAQLHTVRKGETLGSISRRYDVPERELRRRNLLKKGKRLRPGTQIVVRAELPESYEVREDDTLSGIARKFSLSTDEIMARNGLDTDLLVPGQELALTDPPEAADPAVEGTARFVTVEELIAAAQPLPPAQDAQDSAEEMPQSRIVRVAKKMISIPYVWGGTSLTGFDCSGFVRMVFGLLNLDLPRSAREQFGVGRDVDRGDLSIGDLVFFQTYAKYPSHVGIYLGDNRFIHASSGARRVNITSMDHPYYVKRYIGARRLLYATNDVVN